The Sulfuricurvum sp. IAE1 DNA segment CTCAGATGCATTCCCGTCACGACAAGCTGCAGCCGGAACTGCGGATCGGCCTCGATCTCTTTCATAAGCCAGTAGAGCAGCCCGTACTCGGCCCGTGTCCCGGTGACGACGCAGATTTTTTTCATAGCGGTTCGTCCTCCTCGTAATCTCGTGCGGCGCGTTCCCCTACGATTTCATCGTAGCGCATCGGGCTGATCCCGGTTCCGGGGCGTTTGATCGCGATGTTTTCGGAGGTAAAGACCTCCCCTGCGCGGATGGGGCGTGCGGCGACGATGCTTTTGCGGGCCACCGCCATGTTTTTGGCTTCGCTCGGGGAAGGTTTTTTGATCCCGTCCCCCAGCGCTTTTTCGATGTTGCGGATCGCGGCCACCATTGCGCACAGCTCGTCGGGCTCCAGGCTCGCTTTGTGATCGGGTCCCTCCATCGTCCGGTCGAGGGTGAAATGTTTTTCGATGACGCTAGCCCCCATCGCCACCGCGGCGATCGGCACTTCGATCCCCCGGGTGTGGTCCGAATAGCCCGTACGTATCCCGAATGCCGACGCGATCGTCCCCATTGCCCTGAGGTTCACTTCGTCCATAGGGCAGGGGTATTCGGTGGTGGCGTGGAGGATCGTGATTTTCTCTTTAGGGGTTCCCGAAGATACCAGGAGGTCCAGCGCGTCCTCGATTTCCCCCAGATCGGCCATCCCGGTGGAGAGAATCACCTCTTTGCCCAGCCCCCCGATGTGGCGAAGGTAGGGGAGATTGGTGATTTCGCCGCTGGGAATTTTAAAGATTTCCATACCCAGTGCATCGAGCAGCTCGATGCTTTCGTGGTCGAACGGCGTCGAGAGGAAGCGGATTTTTTTCTCGCCGCAGTAGCGGATCAGTTCGCGGTGCGCGGGTTCGTCCAGCTCGAGCTTTTTGATCATGTCGTATTGCGATTCGGCGGCATCGGTGGTCTGTTTTTGGTACTCCGCTTTCTGCGCTTTTTTGGAGACGAGTTTTTCGGCTTTGAAGGTCTGGAACTTGACGGCGTCCGCCCCCGCTTCTGCGGCGACGTCGATCAGTTTTTTGGCGAGGTCGAGGCTCCCGTTGTGGTTAACCCCCGCTTCGGCGATGATGAAAGTGCTCATGTGACGATACTCCCCGCTTTAATGAATGAACCGTCCGCGATTTTCGTCCCCTCTTTGGAGAGGGCGTTGCTCCCTACGAAGGTCCCGTTGCCGACGACGGTGGCTCCGTTGAGGATCGCCCCGGTGGAGATGTGGCAGTGATCCCCTACGCGGCAGTCGTGTTCGATCAGCGCTTTGGTGTTGATGATGCAGTTCGCCCCTACCCGGACGTCGGCATTCACCAGAGCGTCGTGCATCACGACGCTCCCAGGGCCGATTGAAGCGTGGGGGGAAACGTAAGCCCGCGGCGATACGATAGAGGGGATGACGTACCCGGCACTCTCGAGCAGGGCAAAAAGTTTTTTCCGCAGGTCGGGGGTGCGCACCTGTCCTACGCCGACGATCGCGTTGGGGTAACGCGAGACGAGCGAAGCGAGATCGTCGTCGCACCCGATCACGTCGTATCCCAGGAGTTTTTCCCCGACGAGTTCGGGACGGTCGATGATCCCCGCGATCGCGTAATACCCTCCCGATTCGATGACGTCGATGAGGGCTTTGCAGTGACCCCCTCCGCCGACCAAAAGGATTTGCGGTTTCATGGGCGCACGCTGCTGGGGATGTTGACCACTCTTTCGGAGAGAAAGAGGGCATTCGAGAGGTCGCCGCATCGGCAGTGAGCGAACATCGGCAGACGGTTCATCAGCTTCCAGATCGGTCGGGTCATGACCCCCTGGGCATTGGTGTATTCCAAAAACGCATCCCGCTCTTCGAGATTGGCCAGCACGATCGCGTTGAGCCAGTAGTTCGAACGCCCATGCGGGGGCTCGGCGGCAAAATCGACTCCCATTCCGGCAAAAAAACAGCGGTAGGTTTCGGCAAGGTCGCGTTTGTTTTCCAAGAATCCCTCCAGCTGCTCGAGCTGGGCGCACAACAGTGCCGCATTGAGGTTGGGAAGACGGTAATTGTAGCCGATTTCATCGTGGGCATACTCCCAGGGATGGGGAATTTTGGCCGTCGTCGTGATGTGTTTGGCCCGCTTGGCGAGCGCTTCGTCGTCGGTAACGATGACCCCGCCGCCTCCGCTGGTGATGATTTTGTTCCCGTTGAAGCTGAACGCTCCCAGAGTACCGAAGGTTCCGGTGTGCTTTTCTTTGTAGTAACTGCCCAGTGACTCGGCTGCGTCTTCGACGAGGACGATGTGCCACGCGTCGCACAGGGTTTTGATCTCATCGATCCGGCAGGGATGACCGAAGGTATGCATCGGCACGCATGCCCGGATCGTTTTGCCGCTGGCGCGGTTGACGCAGCGTTTTTCGTCCACGACGCAGTGCTCTTCCAAAAACCGTTTCAGCGCTTCGGGACTCAGCCCCATCGTATCGCGGTCGACGTCGAGGAAAACGGGCTCCGCCCCGCAATAGTGAATCGCGTTCGCCGTTGCGATAAACGTCAGCGGCTGGGTGATCACTTCATCCCCCCTCTGCACTCCCGCCAAAAGAAGGGAAATGTGCAGCGCCGCGGTGCCGTTGACCGTCGCGACCGCGTATTTGGCTCCGACGGTGCGGGCGAATTCGGCTTCGAACCGGTCGACGAACATTCCGACGCTTGAGACGAACGTCGAATCGATGCATTCGTTCAGGTACGCTTTTTCGTTTCCGCCGAAGCGGGGTTCGTGGAGGGCGATAAACCCTTCGGTCCGGTACAGGGTGCGGATGAACTCTACGGTTTGCGTCTGCATTTACATTTTCCCGTCCAGGTATTTCCCGGTCTCTTTGTGGCCGAAATCGGGGATCATTTCAAAAAAGAGGTTGACGATATCCTCTTTCGACCAGGAGCGCCCTGCTTTCATCTTCCCGATCGTTTCGGTGAAGTGGCGCAGTTTCGCCTCTTCGTAGAGGGGATCGTTTTTGATCACCCCGAGGTTGTGGAAACGTTTCATGTCGAGCGTCTCCCTGTCGGTAAAAAACTCTTCGAAATCTTTTTCTCCCGTCGTATCGCTGGCGGTGAAAAGGCAGGGCCATTTTCCCTCATCCGGGAGTGTTTTGGCCAGTTCCCTGGCTTCGTCTTCGGTGGCGCACAGATAAGGTTCGTATCCGAGCGCTTCGAGGTATTTTACCGCGATGTCGGCAAACGTGATGAGATGGAGCTCTTCGCTCAGTTTCGGGAAAAAGATATCGCGGTTTTCGCCGAAGATGCACGACATCAGGCACAGCTCGCCCGATTCTTTGGGGGTGACGAAATAGCGTTTGATATCGTTGGGGGCGACGATGGGCTGGCGTTTCTGGATCCGCTGGTTAAACCCGTGCAGCAGCGATCCGTCGCTGAAAGCGACGTTGGCGAAGCGGGCGGTGGAGATCGGTATTTCGAGGCTGCGCCGCATCAGAAACATCTCCATGATCCGTTTGCTTGCCCCCATCATGTTGACGGGATTGGCCGCTTTGTCGGTCGAAACGCAGAAATATTTTTTGGTCCCTTTCGCTATCGATTGCAACAGCGTTTTATCGGTATTGAAGACGTTGACGTCGATCATCCGCATCAGGGTGAAGGGGTCTTTTTCGCTCCGGACGTGTTTGAGGGCCGAGAGGTTGAGGACGTAGTCGTAACGGCCGTCGGCTTCGATGAAGGCATCGTATTCCACCGAGCCGATGTCGAGGGCAAACGTCTGAAAGTCGCCGTCGATGTATCCGAACGAGCTGCGGATGTCCCGCACCAGTTCGACCATGTTGTTTTCGCTGATGTCGACGACGTGGAGTTTGCGGGGACGGCGTTTGAAAATCTCTTTGGTCACCGCCTGGCCGATCGATCCGGCCCCGCCGATGACGAGAAAGCTCGAAGAGGAGACGATCTGTGAGAGTTCGTTCTCGTGTTCGGAAATATCTTCGCCGAAGAGTTCTTTATTCCGTCCGATCAGGGAGAGGATGTTCATAACGCACCTGCTACGTATTCGATTTCGGCGTCTGTGAGAAACGGATTCATGGGGAGGCTCATGATTTCGTTCGCTACCGTTTCGCTGATGGGGAAATCCCCTTTTTTATACCCCAGATAGGCGAAGCACTCCTGCAGATGCAGCGGCATCGGGTAGTGGACCGCCGTGGGGATTCCCCGGCTTTTGAGCTCCTCTTGGAGCGCGTCGCGGTCCTGGACACGGATCGAGTACTGCGCGTACGCCGAGGTGCGATCGGGTGCGATGAAGGGTAGAGGCCGTTTCCCCTTCAGCGCCGCGTCGTATTTGCGGGCGACTTCCTGACGCAGGGCGAGGTCGGTTTCGTAATGGCGGAGCTTGACGAGAAGGACCGCCGCCTGGATCGTGTCGAGCCGTCCGCCGATACCGATGTAGCGGTGATGGTAGCGTTTGCTCTGTCCGTGAACGCGAAGCGAGCGCATTTTTTCGGCCAGCGCATCGTTGTCGGTGAAGATCGCTCCGCCGTCGCCGAAGCACCCCAGCGGTTTGGCGGGGAAGAAGCTGGTGCAGCCGATATCGCTGAGGCCGCACGATTTTTTCCCTTTGTAGGTCGCCCCGAAGCTCTGTGCGGCGTCTTCGATGACGATAAGGCCGTGTTTGGACGCGATGGCGTTGATCGCGTCCATGTCCGCCGTCTGCCCGTAGAGGCTGACGGGGATGATCGCTTTGGTTTTGGGGGTGATCTTCTCTTCGATTTTAGCCGGATCGATGGCGTAGGTCGCTTCGTCGATATCGACGAAGACGGGAACGGCCCC contains these protein-coding regions:
- the neuB gene encoding N-acetylneuraminate synthase; its protein translation is MSTFIIAEAGVNHNGSLDLAKKLIDVAAEAGADAVKFQTFKAEKLVSKKAQKAEYQKQTTDAAESQYDMIKKLELDEPAHRELIRYCGEKKIRFLSTPFDHESIELLDALGMEIFKIPSGEITNLPYLRHIGGLGKEVILSTGMADLGEIEDALDLLVSSGTPKEKITILHATTEYPCPMDEVNLRAMGTIASAFGIRTGYSDHTRGIEVPIAAVAMGASVIEKHFTLDRTMEGPDHKASLEPDELCAMVAAIRNIEKALGDGIKKPSPSEAKNMAVARKSIVAARPIRAGEVFTSENIAIKRPGTGISPMRYDEIVGERAARDYEEDEPL
- a CDS encoding LegC family aminotransferase, with the protein product MQTQTVEFIRTLYRTEGFIALHEPRFGGNEKAYLNECIDSTFVSSVGMFVDRFEAEFARTVGAKYAVATVNGTAALHISLLLAGVQRGDEVITQPLTFIATANAIHYCGAEPVFLDVDRDTMGLSPEALKRFLEEHCVVDEKRCVNRASGKTIRACVPMHTFGHPCRIDEIKTLCDAWHIVLVEDAAESLGSYYKEKHTGTFGTLGAFSFNGNKIITSGGGGVIVTDDEALAKRAKHITTTAKIPHPWEYAHDEIGYNYRLPNLNAALLCAQLEQLEGFLENKRDLAETYRCFFAGMGVDFAAEPPHGRSNYWLNAIVLANLEERDAFLEYTNAQGVMTRPIWKLMNRLPMFAHCRCGDLSNALFLSERVVNIPSSVRP
- a CDS encoding UDP-N-acetylglucosamine 4,6-dehydratase, with the translated sequence MNILSLIGRNKELFGEDISEHENELSQIVSSSSFLVIGGAGSIGQAVTKEIFKRRPRKLHVVDISENNMVELVRDIRSSFGYIDGDFQTFALDIGSVEYDAFIEADGRYDYVLNLSALKHVRSEKDPFTLMRMIDVNVFNTDKTLLQSIAKGTKKYFCVSTDKAANPVNMMGASKRIMEMFLMRRSLEIPISTARFANVAFSDGSLLHGFNQRIQKRQPIVAPNDIKRYFVTPKESGELCLMSCIFGENRDIFFPKLSEELHLITFADIAVKYLEALGYEPYLCATEDEARELAKTLPDEGKWPCLFTASDTTGEKDFEEFFTDRETLDMKRFHNLGVIKNDPLYEEAKLRHFTETIGKMKAGRSWSKEDIVNLFFEMIPDFGHKETGKYLDGKM
- a CDS encoding DegT/DnrJ/EryC1/StrS aminotransferase family protein, which translates into the protein MTIDFANLQKHYRLYQEEIDVAVHAVMDKCNFIMGEEVLQLENALAAYVGVRHAITCSSGTDALQLALMAVDIAPGDEVITTPFTFIATAEMIAHLGAVPVFVDIDEATYAIDPAKIEEKITPKTKAIIPVSLYGQTADMDAINAIASKHGLIVIEDAAQSFGATYKGKKSCGLSDIGCTSFFPAKPLGCFGDGGAIFTDNDALAEKMRSLRVHGQSKRYHHRYIGIGGRLDTIQAAVLLVKLRHYETDLALRQEVARKYDAALKGKRPLPFIAPDRTSAYAQYSIRVQDRDALQEELKSRGIPTAVHYPMPLHLQECFAYLGYKKGDFPISETVANEIMSLPMNPFLTDAEIEYVAGAL
- a CDS encoding acetyltransferase; this translates as MKPQILLVGGGGHCKALIDVIESGGYYAIAGIIDRPELVGEKLLGYDVIGCDDDLASLVSRYPNAIVGVGQVRTPDLRKKLFALLESAGYVIPSIVSPRAYVSPHASIGPGSVVMHDALVNADVRVGANCIINTKALIEHDCRVGDHCHISTGAILNGATVVGNGTFVGSNALSKEGTKIADGSFIKAGSIVT